One genomic segment of Deltaproteobacteria bacterium includes these proteins:
- a CDS encoding Ni/Fe hydrogenase subunit alpha, translated as FFGVPDFVVGQDASKSERNVFGIIAKLGAEIGKKVIDIRKRVRGINATISGSPLYPVCGLPGGISKALSREDRDSIKAVTRDAVEFAKFTLKIFDDVVLKDKKYIDLITGDTYYHKTYYMGLVDEENKVNFYDGKIRIVDPEGKEVMIFAAQDYLKHLEERVEPWSYVKMLYLKDIGWKGFIDSKDSGIYRVAPLARLNVSDGMATSLAQGEYERLFGLLGGKPVHSTLAYHWARLVESLYAAERMVELAEDDDIADPKVRNIPKETPKEGIGVCEAPRGTLFHHYETDESGMVQKVNLLVGTQNNAASICMSIEKAARLLIRHGNVSDGILNMIEMAFRAYDPCLACATHSLPGEMPMIISIYDKKKELVKEIRRD; from the coding sequence TTTTTTGGAGTTCCCGATTTTGTAGTTGGTCAAGATGCCTCCAAGTCTGAAAGAAACGTCTTTGGCATAATAGCTAAACTTGGCGCTGAAATTGGCAAAAAGGTCATTGATATCAGAAAAAGGGTCCGCGGGATAAACGCCACAATTAGCGGAAGCCCTCTTTATCCTGTTTGCGGCCTTCCCGGTGGTATCTCAAAGGCCTTAAGCAGGGAAGATAGGGATAGTATAAAGGCCGTAACGAGAGATGCGGTAGAATTTGCGAAGTTTACACTGAAGATATTTGATGATGTAGTTCTCAAGGACAAAAAATATATCGATTTAATCACTGGTGATACCTACTATCACAAGACTTATTACATGGGCCTGGTAGATGAGGAAAACAAGGTAAATTTTTATGATGGGAAGATAAGGATTGTTGATCCAGAAGGGAAGGAGGTAATGATATTTGCGGCACAGGACTATCTGAAACATTTGGAAGAACGGGTTGAACCATGGAGCTATGTAAAAATGCTCTACTTAAAAGATATCGGCTGGAAGGGATTCATCGACAGCAAAGATAGCGGGATCTACAGGGTTGCTCCTCTTGCCAGGCTGAACGTATCTGACGGAATGGCTACGTCCCTGGCACAGGGCGAGTATGAGAGGCTGTTCGGGCTGCTTGGAGGAAAACCTGTTCATAGCACATTAGCCTATCATTGGGCCAGGCTTGTTGAAAGTCTATATGCGGCAGAGAGGATGGTTGAGCTTGCCGAAGACGACGATATTGCCGATCCTAAGGTAAGGAACATTCCTAAAGAGACTCCTAAGGAAGGCATAGGTGTCTGTGAGGCCCCAAGAGGAACGCTTTTCCATCACTATGAAACAGACGAGTCCGGGATGGTACAAAAAGTAAACCTGTTGGTTGGTACACAGAATAACGCTGCATCTATTTGTATGTCAATTGAAAAGGCTGCTCGCCTACTTATAAGGCATGGTAATGTTTCTGATGGCATACTCAATATGATAGAAATGGCATTCAGGGCCTATGATCCATGTCTTGCCTGCGCAACACATAGCCTTCCTGGCGAAATGCCTATGATTATAAGTATATATGACAAGAAAAAAGAGTTGGTAAAAGAGATAAGGAGAGACTGA
- the hypE gene encoding hydrogenase expression/formation protein HypE produces MKEKGGKILLAHGAGGKLTHDLIHALFLPFLKNKLLCALDDSAVIPTGKGSRLAFTTDSYVVKPLFFPGGDIGRLSICGTVNDLAMAGARPLGLSASFILEEGFSAGKLERVLSSMKEAAMEAGVMVAAADTKVVEHGAAEGLFITTSGIGVISEGVDISGSRAMAGDAVIINGPIGDHEIGVLVARGDLSLEGKIKSDCAPLNGLVQAMLDTCGNIHVLRDPTRGGLATVLWEIANASKAGVIIDDQKVKVRQEIKGVCDLLGFDPYYLANEGKLVAFVPQEEAETVLEAMKANPLGREAGIIGAVVDENPGKVLLKTRIGGYRLLEPLSGEQFPRIC; encoded by the coding sequence ATGAAGGAAAAAGGGGGAAAGATACTTCTCGCTCACGGGGCAGGGGGAAAATTGACTCACGACCTTATACACGCACTATTTCTGCCCTTCCTTAAAAATAAGCTTCTTTGCGCCCTCGATGATAGCGCCGTAATACCCACAGGCAAGGGATCCAGACTTGCCTTTACTACTGATTCTTATGTAGTCAAGCCCCTTTTTTTCCCTGGAGGCGACATAGGAAGGCTTTCGATCTGTGGAACTGTAAACGACCTTGCTATGGCAGGGGCCAGGCCTTTGGGACTCTCAGCCTCTTTTATCCTGGAGGAGGGTTTCTCCGCAGGGAAGCTTGAAAGGGTTCTCTCTTCGATGAAGGAAGCCGCTATGGAGGCAGGGGTGATGGTGGCAGCGGCAGACACAAAGGTCGTAGAGCATGGGGCGGCGGAAGGGCTTTTCATCACTACATCCGGAATCGGGGTTATATCCGAAGGGGTGGATATAAGCGGATCCAGGGCAATGGCTGGCGATGCCGTTATCATTAACGGCCCGATTGGAGATCATGAGATAGGAGTGCTCGTTGCCAGGGGTGACCTCTCACTGGAGGGGAAGATAAAGAGCGATTGTGCCCCGCTAAACGGCCTTGTGCAGGCGATGCTGGATACTTGCGGCAATATTCATGTCCTAAGGGACCCAACCAGGGGAGGGCTTGCAACCGTCCTTTGGGAGATTGCCAATGCATCAAAGGCGGGGGTTATCATCGATGATCAAAAGGTAAAGGTGAGACAAGAGATAAAAGGAGTATGTGACCTGCTCGGATTTGATCCTTACTATCTGGCCAATGAAGGGAAGCTCGTTGCCTTTGTCCCTCAGGAAGAGGCGGAGACAGTCCTTGAGGCAATGAAGGCAAACCCTCTGGGCAGGGAAGCAGGGATAATAGGAGCGGTTGTGGATGAAAACCCTGGAAAGGTTCTTCTTAAGACCAGGATAGGGGGCTACAGGCTTCTTGAACCCTTAAGCGGCGAGCAATTCCCCAGGATTTGCTGA
- a CDS encoding oxidoreductase yields MTKKPKIALYWCSGCGGCEESVIDLAEDILKVAAAADIVFWPVAIDFKYKDVLALNDGEITATLINGAVRMGEQEQIAKILRKKSKLVIAHGSCAHLGGIVGLANFYKGEAVLSRSYKEVPTVKNPQGTLPKVETVESGRRLKLSGFHDHVKALDQVVDIDYYIPGCPPTPDLVQNAIMMILEDRLPARGSVLAEKKALCDTCPRRDSRPNRSRIKEFKRLYETEWDTAKCFLDQGIICLGPATRGGCGARCINANMPCRGCFGPTDNVIDQGVKSLSFLASMIDSRDGETLKKIADSIPDPAGLFYRYSLASSILKGKIIKGTT; encoded by the coding sequence ATGACGAAAAAACCGAAGATTGCGCTGTATTGGTGTTCGGGCTGCGGGGGATGTGAGGAATCCGTCATTGACCTGGCAGAGGATATCCTGAAGGTGGCCGCGGCCGCAGATATCGTATTTTGGCCGGTGGCAATCGATTTCAAATATAAGGACGTACTTGCGTTAAATGATGGTGAAATTACGGCAACCCTGATAAATGGGGCCGTCAGAATGGGTGAGCAAGAACAGATAGCCAAGATATTGAGGAAAAAGTCTAAGCTCGTGATAGCCCACGGAAGCTGTGCACATCTTGGTGGCATAGTCGGGCTGGCCAATTTTTATAAAGGGGAAGCCGTACTGAGCCGGTCATACAAGGAAGTTCCCACAGTAAAAAATCCTCAGGGCACGTTGCCCAAGGTTGAAACCGTAGAATCCGGCCGGCGGTTGAAGCTGTCGGGTTTCCATGATCATGTAAAGGCCTTGGATCAGGTAGTCGATATAGATTATTATATACCTGGTTGTCCTCCAACGCCTGATCTGGTGCAAAATGCGATCATGATGATCCTGGAGGACAGGCTCCCTGCAAGGGGGAGCGTGTTGGCGGAAAAGAAGGCCTTATGCGATACATGCCCCCGAAGAGACAGCAGGCCCAACAGGTCGCGGATAAAAGAGTTTAAAAGACTTTACGAAACAGAGTGGGACACTGCAAAGTGTTTTTTGGACCAGGGTATCATCTGTCTTGGCCCTGCCACGAGAGGCGGCTGCGGTGCAAGGTGTATAAATGCAAACATGCCATGTCGAGGTTGTTTTGGACCCACAGATAATGTGATAGACCAGGGGGTAAAATCTTTATCCTTCCTCGCGTCTATGATCGACTCAAGAGACGGGGAGACACTCAAGAAAATAGCGGATTCAATCCCTGATCCTGCCGGGTTATTTTACAGGTATAGCCTGGCTTCGTCGATACTGAAAGGGAAAATCATCAAGGGGACAACATGA
- a CDS encoding Ni/Fe hydrogenase subunit alpha gives MRRITIDPITRLEGHGKIDIFLDGKGGVERAYFQVPEFRGFEKFCEGRAVEEMPTLTQKICGVCPTAHHIASTKALDDLFKIEPPVAAKKIRELMYNAFMFEDHMLHFYF, from the coding sequence ATGAGGCGAATTACAATCGATCCGATAACAAGGTTAGAAGGTCATGGAAAGATTGATATTTTCCTTGATGGTAAGGGGGGTGTAGAGAGGGCCTATTTTCAAGTGCCGGAGTTCAGGGGCTTTGAAAAATTTTGCGAAGGTAGGGCCGTCGAAGAGATGCCTACGCTTACACAAAAGATCTGCGGAGTCTGTCCTACCGCACACCATATTGCATCAACCAAGGCATTGGATGATCTCTTCAAGATAGAACCACCTGTGGCAGCAAAAAAGATCAGAGAACTCATGTATAATGCATTTATGTTTGAAGATCATATGTTGCATTTTTATTTTT